The sequence below is a genomic window from Roseiconus lacunae.
AGTTGCAACTCAACGCTGCCGAATTGGTTTTGGCCTGTTGGGTTGATCGTGATTCTCTTGCCATCCGGCTCGATCAATTACTCTCGACGCTTCCGTCAGCGGAACACCTCAGTTCAAGTCGAAGGACTTTCGAAGGGTATCAAACCCTGTATCAGACGGCAGCCGCAATTCGGCGAGCGAAGTGCCCCAATTGCGAGGCTTCCCTTGAGCGGTTGCTAACTTTTCTACGAACGATTGTCACAGCGCGTGGCCGTGATGAGGAAGCGACCAATGTCTTATGGCTCAGTCGGACTTCCGAGTCGCTGACTGCGCTACTCGAAATCTACGACGAGCAGGCCTCCGAGGACGAGGCGACTGCGCGGTTGATGCAGCAATTCGACATCGCTGAACTAGCGGCACAATGTGGTCGCTGGGATGTTGTCGCCAAGGCGATCAAGATGACATTGGGTGGGGGCATTGATCTAAATGCTAAAATCCGACGGAATATGACCAAGGTCAACGTAAGGGATGTCCACGGCGGCCAAGCAGACGTCAGTTCAACCGTCGGCCTGGAAGATGAGATTACACACCGATTAATTTCCATCTTTGAACACATTCAAGATGCGGACGGCCGGCCGCTCACCAATCCCGACTGTCGATTGAGCATCGAATCGACCGAAGAATCCGTGGTAAAAGAGCTCTATGATGCGATCGGTCAAGCGATCATCCCAAGTGATCTGGTTATCAATCTATTCCCTTACGCGATGGTTCAACGAGTCGATAAGAGTGATGGAAGTCGTCTTAATACCCATTCGTTGGCTTTCGCATGGTTCAATTTGAGCGAACGGTTGGGCCTCGTTAAAGAAATTGAATCCCAGCTTCTGTCACTGAGTCGGTCAACTCGCTCCCATCAAGTGCAGTCGCTCAAGGTTGGCCAAGCAATCGTTTGCGGCGATTCACGACAACTGCTGATGAGTATTACGTCCCTCAATCATGCCTTACAGCGGCAGCGCTACAAGGTGCATGACGTAGAGGCATGCCTGTGTGTTTTAATCGCCGCGATCGAGACAGAAAACGCAAACGACGTCACGCGCGTGCGAGCTTTAGCGGCACTACAACGGCTTTACAAGGCTTCCGATGCTATCGGGCAGAGGGATCAACGCATCAAGGAATTAATGGATGCGGTTAAACAAAAATTCGGCGATTCATGGTAGGCCGTTCAGCATTCATGCCCATGGAAAAAAGCGGTGCAGCCTTCATCGTCATAATGGGTTGTTGAGTCGAGTAAATAGGTGGTGGTCCGTGTTTGCTTTCTTTGCCAGCGTGCCAAATGATATTGCCGCTGACTATCGGGATGCTGTCATTTCGGTGGTGCCCTCTCCCTCAGGTGTCGCCGGTTTGGCGAGCTTGATTGTCCTGGGAGTGGTCCGCGGGAGTAGGCGAACTCGGCGGTGAGTAACGTGACCTTGCTCTTGTTACTAGTGATCCGTCTAGATCAACTGTTCAGGTTCGGCTCATAAGCCGACGTGCGTTAGCCCCGGCCGTTGCACTGGAACCGTGGCTAACACCATGCGGCTGATCCTGAAATCAAGGGTTAATGAAACACTGACCTGATGCCACATCCTCCCTAGACTCTTCTGCAACTACACAGAAGCAACTGCGTAGAAATCACCGTCGTGCGTTGTCGCACCGGCGATTTGGCAAACTTTTGCAGAGAACTTCACGGCCTTTTCCAGGGTCTCGGGGCGAAACTCGTTGGTAGCCATTCCAGCTAACACGACGGCCATGAATGCATCCCCGGCGCCGACGGAATCGACAAGCGATTGATCGTCCATCTTTTCGGCGTCCTGTTTTGCATGATCTCCATTTTGATTGACCCAGTAAGCACCCGACGCACCATCAGTGACCCACAACTCGCGGACAGTTGAGTTTTCAAAGAGCGTTTTCGCGACGTTTAAAATTTGTTCGTGTGAGCGACAGGTTTGTCCGGTAATCAGACTCAGTTCATCGCAATTGCATTTCAACACCGTTGCGCCATCGATGAGTTGCTTCACGATTTCGGTGGTGTAGTTGCCTTCGCGGAGGTTGATGTCGACAACGATTTCGGCAGCAAACTGTTTGCGGAGTTGCAACACCGTATCGAAGGAAACCGGCGAGCGGCAGCACAGTGATCCGTGATACAGGATCGCATCGTCAGCATTAGGAAAACTTTCGACAAACGCTTCCGGAAAACGGATGTAGTCGTAAGCTTGTTCACGGGGCAGATCATACTCAGGACCGTTGCCGCGATCATGCACCAGGGCAACGCCGGTCGGACGATCGATATCCGTTTGAATGAGATCCGTCGTCATGCCCCATTGCTCGGCAGACTCCAGCACGCGTTTACCGTCTTCGTCGGCGCCCACCGCAGTGATCAAATACGGAAATTGCTCCAACCCACGAAGGTTCCACGCCACATTCATCGGGGCGCCTCCGATCACGCCCTGTCCATCACCGAGACGATCGATCAAGACTTCCCCGAACACGACCACGGGTTTGGGAGGTGGGGATTGTTGAAGCGGTGACGATTCCATTGTTGTCTTTTTAGATGAGGAAAATGGTTCGCTGACTGACCACCAATGTATCAGCTGATCAAGTGGTCATTGAGCGATTCCGGAAACCAGTGAATGCGGGCTCGTGAGCTACGGCCATCGACGCAGCTCTTGCCTAATTATCGGAGGTCCGATGTCAGCGCGTTCGGCTCAAGGTCGTTTCGAAAGCGCAAAGCAAAAGCGCTGACCGCAGGCCTTGCTCGTTGCCCGTTCGTTGCGACGCCATTCGCTCAGACGCTTTTGAGCCACAATAGGGCATAGGGATCAAGATGGATCGGTTGGCTGGTCGAAAATTCGGTGTCATCCAACAAGTTGACAAAGAACCTGCCGAGGCCGGCTGTCCGTAGGATGTTGCCATTGATTGACTGCTCTTCTTCAGAGAAGTTCCCAATGACAACCAAACGCGAGCCATCGCATTGTCGGATGTAGGAAAGCAGATGTGGGTTGTCGCAACCGATCAACTTCATCTCTTGCCCGGCGAGTGCACGGTTGGATTTGCGGATGGCGATCATCTTTTGCAGTGATCGATAGATCCGTCGCCGAACGGAATCGCGGGCTACATCTTCATCCAACTCTTCGAGATATTCCCAACGCATCTTTGGCCGGTGAATCCATCGAGAGTCACCAGCCTTGGCCGGATCTCGGACGAAATCGTAATCGTTTAACATGCCCCACTCTTCACCCATGTAAAGTAGCGGGATACCGCCGATGCTGAGAGTGATTCCGTGCAGGAGCATCATCCGGCGGATAGAAAGTTCTTTCCCCCACTCGTCCTCTTCCTCGATTGCTTTCTCGAGTCCGGCTAGCGATGCCATCGTTCCCGAAATCCGCATGTCTCCGGTTAATTCGTTTTCCTGAAACGGAACACCTCTTGCGAAGGAGCCATCGAACTGACCGGTGTAAAAGCGATTTAGGAATTGGCGATGATCATAAGCGTTGATCCCAATCGACCAAGCATCACCATCGTCGAATGTCCAGCCGATGTCGTCATGGCAACGAAGATAATTGACCCACGACGTTCCCACCGGCAGCGAAAAACGTCGCGCCAACGTTCGCGTCAACAAGCTGGTTCGACGAGTGGCTAACGACTCCCATAACAGCGCCATCAGCGTCGGGTTATACGAGATCTGGCACTCGCCAATGTCAATGTATTTGACCACTTCATCCGGGTGAACAATCGCCTCGGACTTGAAAACCAGTCCGGGCGCGGCGATTCGTGTCGCGTAGTTGAACGCCTGAATCAGCTCATGGGCTTCTGGCAGATTTTCACAATTGGTTCCCATTCGCTTCCAAACGAACGCGACGGCATCCAGACGCAAAATATCAACGCCTAAATTGGCGATGAACAACAGTTCGTCCAGCATCGACCGAAACACGGCAGGGTTGCCGTAGTTCAGGTCCCACTGGAAGCTATTGAAGGTCGTCCAAACCCAACGACGCGTGCCCTCATGCCAGGTGAAATTCCCACGCCGAACGGTCGGGAAAATTTCGCGAAGGTTACGTTCGTATTGCTCCGGGATATCCCGATCGGGAAACATGTAGTAGTACTCTTGGTACTCTCGCTGTCCCGCTTGGGCACGCATCGCCCACTCGTGATCATCGGCGGTATGGTTGAACACAAAATCGAGGACTAAGTTGATCCCCGCTTCGCGCAATTCATCCGCTAACAAACGCAGGTCTTCGACTGTCCCCAAACTTGGGTCGACGCTGCGGTAGTTACTAATCGCGTAACCGCCATCGTTATTGCCTGGTCGTACCGCGAATAGCGGCATCAAGTGCAGGTAGGTCAGTCCAAGTTCTTTGAAGTAGGCGACATGCTCACGCAGTTTGCACAGATTCTCACTGAACAAATCCACGTACAGTGCACCGCCGACGATTTGTTCCGACTGAAACCAATCGGGTTCGATCACGCGTCGGCGATCACTTTCACGAAGTTCCGCTGACCGGTCGGCGAACGAGCGGGCACAGGTTTCGAGGATCTGTTCACAGTGATAGAAGAAGTCGTAGCGAGTTCCGTACAGACTGATCAGCCTGCGAAACAACGGACGCCAAAACTCCTGCAGTCTTTCATCGAAGAGTTCCTGCAAACTGGAATCCGTCTGGGTCGCTTCCCAAACCTCATGCAAACGTGGACGAAGACGCTGAAGCGTTAAGTCGGCTTGAAACTCGATTTCATCTCGATAGCTAGGCGCGATCTCAGTAGCTTCAGTCAATCCGATCATTGGGAATGGTGATTTTGTCAAAGAAGTTGTAATACTCGATGCCTTCCAGGATCCCGCCAGCGTGTGAGCGCTCTGCGAAATAGATTCGTGGCCGATTCTTCAGGCGGTTTAGCTCGCGGCTATGGTTGGCGACGACAACACCAAGGGTTCCGCCGAGCAGCATGCCGGCATCGTTTCCAGAATCCCCCGCGACAAGAACGTTGCTTGGTGAGAACCCCCACTTCCACAAGACATGTCGCATCGATAGGCCGCTGCCGCCGCGAACAGGGATGATATCCAGGAACATCCCTAGCGACAGGACAACTCTAGCTCGCAAGCCGGCGCTGCGCAATCGCTTTTTCACTTCTGCGACGGTCACCTTTTTGGGATCCATGTCGTAGCTGATTTTGAAGTCGGATTGTCGATCGTCGGACTGTTTGGTCAATCCGTCTACCCCGTCTAAACAATCGCTAATCGCGTTGGGATGCCACGCAAA
It includes:
- a CDS encoding alpha-amylase family glycosyl hydrolase, with translation MIGLTEATEIAPSYRDEIEFQADLTLQRLRPRLHEVWEATQTDSSLQELFDERLQEFWRPLFRRLISLYGTRYDFFYHCEQILETCARSFADRSAELRESDRRRVIEPDWFQSEQIVGGALYVDLFSENLCKLREHVAYFKELGLTYLHLMPLFAVRPGNNDGGYAISNYRSVDPSLGTVEDLRLLADELREAGINLVLDFVFNHTADDHEWAMRAQAGQREYQEYYYMFPDRDIPEQYERNLREIFPTVRRGNFTWHEGTRRWVWTTFNSFQWDLNYGNPAVFRSMLDELLFIANLGVDILRLDAVAFVWKRMGTNCENLPEAHELIQAFNYATRIAAPGLVFKSEAIVHPDEVVKYIDIGECQISYNPTLMALLWESLATRRTSLLTRTLARRFSLPVGTSWVNYLRCHDDIGWTFDDGDAWSIGINAYDHRQFLNRFYTGQFDGSFARGVPFQENELTGDMRISGTMASLAGLEKAIEEEDEWGKELSIRRMMLLHGITLSIGGIPLLYMGEEWGMLNDYDFVRDPAKAGDSRWIHRPKMRWEYLEELDEDVARDSVRRRIYRSLQKMIAIRKSNRALAGQEMKLIGCDNPHLLSYIRQCDGSRLVVIGNFSEEEQSINGNILRTAGLGRFFVNLLDDTEFSTSQPIHLDPYALLWLKSV
- a CDS encoding PfkB family carbohydrate kinase; translation: MESSPLQQSPPPKPVVVFGEVLIDRLGDGQGVIGGAPMNVAWNLRGLEQFPYLITAVGADEDGKRVLESAEQWGMTTDLIQTDIDRPTGVALVHDRGNGPEYDLPREQAYDYIRFPEAFVESFPNADDAILYHGSLCCRSPVSFDTVLQLRKQFAAEIVVDINLREGNYTTEIVKQLIDGATVLKCNCDELSLITGQTCRSHEQILNVAKTLFENSTVRELWVTDGASGAYWVNQNGDHAKQDAEKMDDQSLVDSVGAGDAFMAVVLAGMATNEFRPETLEKAVKFSAKVCQIAGATTHDGDFYAVASV